A region of Takifugu rubripes chromosome 6, fTakRub1.2, whole genome shotgun sequence DNA encodes the following proteins:
- the morn3 gene encoding MORN repeat-containing protein 3 isoform X2, translated as MSLKITIVKKQGPDASPGTRSHLQETSHVAMVTWPGTPFLKSSKKHQASTTRMDINSQQLLQRTVFFPSGDKYTGEWLDNKKHGRGTQVWNKSGAVYSGEWKRGRPDGHGTYSVLLQEAKVYAKKYCGEWKNGRKHGYGTNVYSNSALYEGVWSEDQRAGWGKMNYENGDVYEGEWMKDKHHGHGIIRYANGNWYEGGWREGKKHGKGKVYYPDKGQLYEGLWVDGDAKCGTFCDFGREKAATPTKYPIPQLLDAQSVLQEASSAMRVGAGQEEQQQHVFPSSCEG; from the exons ATGTCTTTAAAAATCACAATAGTCAAAAAACAAGGACCTGACGCATCACCTGGGACTCGCTCACACCTGCAG GAAACTTCGCATGTTGCTATGGTTACATGGCCAGGGACGCCATTTCTGAAGAGTTCTAAAAAGCACCAGGCATCCACCACACGGATGGATATCAACTCACAGCAACTGCTGCAGCGCACAGTTTTCTTCCCCAGCGGAGACAAATACACTGGAGAGTGGCTGGACAACAAGAAGCACG GGAGGGGGACTCAGGTGTGGAATAAATCTGGAGCCGTTTACAGTGGAGAGTGGAAACGTGGGAGACCTGATGGACACGGGACCTACAGCGTGCTGCTCCAAGAAGCAAAGGTGTATGCAAAGAAGTACTGTGGTGAatggaaaaatggaagaaaGCAC GGCTATGGGACGAATGTCTACAGTAACTCAGCTCTTTATGAGGGGGTTTGGAGTGAGGACCAGCGTGCTGGTTGGGGAAAGATGAACTATGAGAATGGAGACGTCTATGAGGGGGAGTGGATGAAGGATAAGCATCATGGACATGGAATTATTCGCTATG CAAATGGAAATTGGTACGAAGGCGgctggagagaaggaaagaagcaCGGAAAGGGAAAGGTTTACTACCCGGACAAGGGCCAGCTCTATGAAGGGCTTTGGGTGGACGGAGACGCGAAATGTGGCACTTTTTGTGATTTTGGAAGGGAAAAAGCCGCGACACCAACCAAGTATCCAATTCCACAG TTGCTGGATGCTCAGTCGGTTTTACAAGAGGCCTCGTCAGCCATGAGGGTCGGCGCTGgacaagaggagcagcagcagcatgttttcCCCTCCTCATGTGAAGGTTAA
- the morn3 gene encoding MORN repeat-containing protein 3 isoform X3: MVTWPGTPFLKSSKKHQASTTRMDINSQQLLQRTVFFPSGDKYTGEWLDNKKHGRGTQVWNKSGAVYSGEWKRGRPDGHGTYSVLLQEAKVYAKKYCGEWKNGRKHGYGTNVYSNSALYEGVWSEDQRAGWGKMNYENGDVYEGEWMKDKHHGHGIIRYANGNWYEGGWREGKKHGKGKVYYPDKGQLYEGLWVDGDAKCGTFCDFGREKAATPTKYPIPQLQLLDAQSVLQEASSAMRVGAGQEEQQQHVFPSSCEG, encoded by the exons ATGGTTACATGGCCAGGGACGCCATTTCTGAAGAGTTCTAAAAAGCACCAGGCATCCACCACACGGATGGATATCAACTCACAGCAACTGCTGCAGCGCACAGTTTTCTTCCCCAGCGGAGACAAATACACTGGAGAGTGGCTGGACAACAAGAAGCACG GGAGGGGGACTCAGGTGTGGAATAAATCTGGAGCCGTTTACAGTGGAGAGTGGAAACGTGGGAGACCTGATGGACACGGGACCTACAGCGTGCTGCTCCAAGAAGCAAAGGTGTATGCAAAGAAGTACTGTGGTGAatggaaaaatggaagaaaGCAC GGCTATGGGACGAATGTCTACAGTAACTCAGCTCTTTATGAGGGGGTTTGGAGTGAGGACCAGCGTGCTGGTTGGGGAAAGATGAACTATGAGAATGGAGACGTCTATGAGGGGGAGTGGATGAAGGATAAGCATCATGGACATGGAATTATTCGCTATG CAAATGGAAATTGGTACGAAGGCGgctggagagaaggaaagaagcaCGGAAAGGGAAAGGTTTACTACCCGGACAAGGGCCAGCTCTATGAAGGGCTTTGGGTGGACGGAGACGCGAAATGTGGCACTTTTTGTGATTTTGGAAGGGAAAAAGCCGCGACACCAACCAAGTATCCAATTCCACAG CTACAGTTGCTGGATGCTCAGTCGGTTTTACAAGAGGCCTCGTCAGCCATGAGGGTCGGCGCTGgacaagaggagcagcagcagcatgttttcCCCTCCTCATGTGAAGGTTAA
- the orai1b gene encoding calcium release-activated calcium channel protein 1, whose amino-acid sequence MSLNEHSLQALSWRKLYLSRAKLKASSRTSALLSGFAMVAMVEVQLDNTYPYPPALLIAFSACTTVLVAVHLFALMVSTCILPNIEAVSNVHNLNSVKESPHERMHRHIELAWAFSTVIGTLLFLAEVVLLCWVKFLPVKPGNNTQSSGVAAAITSTSIMVPFGLIFIVFAVHFYRSLVSHKTDRQFQELEELSNLTRLQNELDNRAEPSLLHSPSSHFP is encoded by the exons ATGAGTCTGAACGAGCACTCCCTGCAGGCGCTGTCCTGGAGGAAGCTGTACCTGAGCCGGGCTAAACTCAAGGCTTCCAGCCGCACATCTGCGCTGCTTTCTGGGTTTGCCATG GTGGCGATGGTGGAGGTGCAGCTGGACAACACGTATCCTTACCCACCAGCTCTGCTGATCGCCTTCAGCGCCTGCACCACGGTACTGGTGGCGGTCCACCTGTTCGCCCTGATGGTCAGCACCTGCATTCTGCCCAACATCGAGGCGGTCAGCAACGTCCACAACCTCAACTCTGTGAAGGAGTCCCCCCATGAGCGCATGCACCGGCACATCGAGCTGGCCTGGGCTTTCTCCACGGTCATCGGAACTTTGCTCTTCTTAGCcgaggtggtgctgctgtgctgggtcAAGTTTCTGCCGGTCAAACCCGGCAATAACACGCAGTCGTCTGGCGTCGCCGCTgccatcacctccacctccatcatgGTGCCCTTCGGTCTCATCTTCATCGTCTTCGCGGTGCATTTCTATCGCTCCTTGGTCAGCCACAAGACTGACCGCCAgttccaggagctggaggagctgtccAACCTGACTCGGCTGCAGAACGAGCTGGACAACCGGGCAGAACCCTCCCTTCTGCATTCTCCAAGCTCTCATTTCCCATAA
- the morn3 gene encoding MORN repeat-containing protein 3 isoform X1 encodes MSLKITIVKKQGPDASPGTRSHLQETSHVAMVTWPGTPFLKSSKKHQASTTRMDINSQQLLQRTVFFPSGDKYTGEWLDNKKHGRGTQVWNKSGAVYSGEWKRGRPDGHGTYSVLLQEAKVYAKKYCGEWKNGRKHGYGTNVYSNSALYEGVWSEDQRAGWGKMNYENGDVYEGEWMKDKHHGHGIIRYANGNWYEGGWREGKKHGKGKVYYPDKGQLYEGLWVDGDAKCGTFCDFGREKAATPTKYPIPQLQLLDAQSVLQEASSAMRVGAGQEEQQQHVFPSSCEG; translated from the exons ATGTCTTTAAAAATCACAATAGTCAAAAAACAAGGACCTGACGCATCACCTGGGACTCGCTCACACCTGCAG GAAACTTCGCATGTTGCTATGGTTACATGGCCAGGGACGCCATTTCTGAAGAGTTCTAAAAAGCACCAGGCATCCACCACACGGATGGATATCAACTCACAGCAACTGCTGCAGCGCACAGTTTTCTTCCCCAGCGGAGACAAATACACTGGAGAGTGGCTGGACAACAAGAAGCACG GGAGGGGGACTCAGGTGTGGAATAAATCTGGAGCCGTTTACAGTGGAGAGTGGAAACGTGGGAGACCTGATGGACACGGGACCTACAGCGTGCTGCTCCAAGAAGCAAAGGTGTATGCAAAGAAGTACTGTGGTGAatggaaaaatggaagaaaGCAC GGCTATGGGACGAATGTCTACAGTAACTCAGCTCTTTATGAGGGGGTTTGGAGTGAGGACCAGCGTGCTGGTTGGGGAAAGATGAACTATGAGAATGGAGACGTCTATGAGGGGGAGTGGATGAAGGATAAGCATCATGGACATGGAATTATTCGCTATG CAAATGGAAATTGGTACGAAGGCGgctggagagaaggaaagaagcaCGGAAAGGGAAAGGTTTACTACCCGGACAAGGGCCAGCTCTATGAAGGGCTTTGGGTGGACGGAGACGCGAAATGTGGCACTTTTTGTGATTTTGGAAGGGAAAAAGCCGCGACACCAACCAAGTATCCAATTCCACAG CTACAGTTGCTGGATGCTCAGTCGGTTTTACAAGAGGCCTCGTCAGCCATGAGGGTCGGCGCTGgacaagaggagcagcagcagcatgttttcCCCTCCTCATGTGAAGGTTAA
- the tmem120b gene encoding transmembrane protein 120B, which yields MSKPKFQTEWEEIDQEYQQLQETHKIYRQKLEELTNLQTTCSSAISKQRKCLKDLRYSLTQSAQTCDEVASTLMGDLKTQIKEKENVFFDMEAYLPKKNGLYLNLVLGNVNVTLLSNQAKFAYKDEYEKFKLYMTIILMFGAITCLFFLNYRVTDEIFNFLLVWYYCTLTIRESILMSNGSRIKGWWVSHHYVSTFLSGVMLTWPEGPMYQMFRSQFLAFSIYQSFLQFLQYYYQSGCLYRLRALGERNQLDLTVEGFQSWMWRGLTFLLPFLFFGHFWQLYNSVTLFRLAGHEDCKEWQVFMLALTFLVLFLGNFLTTLKVVHQKFQKNQEKVQKQD from the exons ATGTCCAAGCCGAAGTTCCAAACAGAATGGGAGGAAATTGACCAGGAATATCAACAGCTGCAG GAAACCCACAAAATATACAGACAAAAACTTGAAGAGCTCACCAACCTTCAGACGACATGCAGCAGCGCCATCAGCAAACAGAGAAAGTGTCTGAAAGACCTACGATACAGCTTGACCCA GTCCGCGCAAACCTGCGACGAGGTGGCATCGACCCTAATGGGAGATCtcaaaacacaaatcaaagaaaaagaaaacgtcTTCTTCGACATGGAAGCGTATTTGCCAAAGAAAAACGG ACTTTACTTGAATTTGGTGTTGGGCAACGTGAACGTCACTCTCCTCAGCAACCAGGCAAA ATTTGCCTACAAGGACGAATATGAAAAGTTTAAGCTTTACATGACGATAATCCTGATGTTTGGAGCAATAACCTGCCTCTTCTTTCTCAACTATCG AGTCACTGATGAAATCTTCAACTTTTTGCTGGTGTGGTACTACTGCACGTTAACCATCAGGGAAAGTATCCTCATGAGCAACGGCTCCAG GATTAAAGGCTGGTGGGTGTCTCACCATTATGTATCCACGTTTTTGTCGGGGGTTATGCTGACCTG gcCCGAGGGGCCCATGTACCAGATGTTTAGAAGCCAGTTTCTTGCGTTCTCAATATATCAAA GCTTCCTCCAGTTTCTGCAGTATTACTACCAGAGCGGCTGCTTGTACAGACTTCGAGCTCTGGGGGAGAGGAATCAGCTGGACCTCACAGTGG AGGGATTCCAATCCTGGATGTGGAGAGGTTTAACATTTCTCCTgccgtttctcttttttggtcAC TTTTGGCAGCTGTACAACTCGGTTACCCTGTTTCGTTTGGCAGGACACGAAGACTGTAAAGAATGGCAG GTTTTCATGCTGGCACTGACAtttctggttctgttcctgggAAACTTCCTCACTACCTTAAAAGTCGTCCACCAGAAGTTTCAGAAAAACcaggaaaaggtgcagaagCAGGACTGA
- the rhof gene encoding rho-related GTP-binding protein RhoF, with amino-acid sequence MAQNGGGTGSSARKDGGELKIVIVGDGGCGKTSLLMVYAKGDFPEKYAPSVFEKYVTTVSVGGKEIKLNLYDTAGQEDYDRLRPLSYQEANLVLVCFDVTNPTSFDNVLIKWFPEVRHFCRDTPVILIGCKTDLRTDKECIRKLKATDQAPITYIQGEDTRQQMNAELYLECSAKYQENVEEIFREATKKTLAFIRKQKNHKRKKRCAIL; translated from the exons ATGGCACAAAATGGTGGCGGGACTGGTAGTAGTGCCAGGAAAGACGGCGGAGAACTCAAAATTGTGATAGTAGGAGATGGAGGCTGTGGAAAGACATCACTTTTGATGGTTTATGCCAAAGGTGATTTTCCAGAG AAATACGCCCCGTCAGTGTTTGAAAAATATGTTACCACTGTCtcagtgggaggaaaagagatcAAGCTCAACCTGTACGACACAGCTG GACAAGAGGACTACGACAGGTTACGGCCACTTTCATACCAAGAAGCCAACTTGGTTCTAGTCTGTTTTGACGTAACCAACCCCACCAGCTTCGACAACGTCCTGATAAAG TGGTTCCCAGAAGTGAGACACTTCTGTAGGGACACTCCGGTCATTCTGATTGGTTGCAAGACTGACCTCAGGACGGATAAAGAATGCATAAGGAAGCTCAAGGCTACAGACCAGGCCCCCATCACCTACATTCAG GGCGAGGACACTCGGCAGCAGATGAACGCAGAGCTCTACCTGGAGTGTTCGGCAAAGTATCAGgaaaatgtggaggaaataTTCAGGGAGGCTACCAAAAAAACGTTGGCTTTCATCCGTAAACAGAAGAATCACAAAAGGAAGAAGAGGTGTGCCATCTTGTGA